The genomic segment TTATGAGCTATTAATATTTTTATTTCACTTGAACAACAGCGTTTATTCGGGTTTTTATTTTTACAGTCGCAATTATCAGGACAAACGCCCGTTACTTCTTTAAGTTCATTAAACGTTTGCACGCCGTTTTTGATAGCGGCAAGGATTTCCCCTTTACTTACGTTGGCACAATAACAAACTATTTGATTATCACTAGCCTTAATGATTTGATTTATATCA from the Desulfovibrio litoralis DSM 11393 genome contains:
- a CDS encoding (2Fe-2S)-binding protein, producing MLQNDINQIIKASDNQIVCYCANVSKGEILAAIKNGVQTFNELKEVTGVCPDNCDCKNKNPNKRCCSSEIKILIAHNTKDRELFQKIIK